The Camelina sativa cultivar DH55 chromosome 18, Cs, whole genome shotgun sequence DNA window AATAAAAGTACACATAATCCGATAATcggtctttctttcttattcgcGTAATGTGCCATGCAAGTGGGGCTTCAAGCTTTCGCAAAATCTCATgtcataaatatatgtatattgtacACATACACATATGAATATTAACTAAACCATATGTCGTTTCCTTTATTATCGAACTTAAAGTATATTGCATGCtatttagattatatatatataagaaatgtcGTTTTCGTAATCACACTCCTAAACTGCGGATCAGATATAATCactaagatttaataatataaaaatataatccaCTGCTTGACAGGACATGAATCATGAGGAAACTTCTATAATAGCGTGTAATATCCTACAATAAGTCATATGTATGCGTATACATTTACTATAGAACCATATGAAGgaggaaattaaaaacaaaaaattggctaaaaataaaatgtgactACACAACGATCAATTCCAACATATAGGCTATATAACCTATATTTgtccccaaaaagaaaaagactatataacctatatatattAGACATTTCCGAGTCTAATATGTCTAttatacaatattatatttagatATGTCCATCTTGTAGTTCTTTGAAGTTAAAACTTGTTTAcattcaataaattaataattttaatatatatcatccataACCATAATAGGATGTAAAGTTAAACAAGCATATTaaaattagaaggaaaaaaaattaattaccaaaaaaaaaaaaaacggagaaGAGtgtggaagagagaaagagtcaaAGGGTGGCGGGCGGCTAAGAAGCACTACGCATAATGAAACTTGTTGTCAAAAACCAATTGCTGTATAagagaatttataaaataggTTTTATGTAATTGAATCCCTAGATTCTAAATTATGAGCAAAGACAAAGGAGAAAAACATTAGTCTCCCCCCTTCTCTGTCATTTCTTAACTCTACTAATATTTTATCACATAATGAATCATCCAATTTTCCAATTCCATAAAGTCactttttgtaacatttttattttattgccCTACTTTTTGACATCTTCCATCACATGAAGGACTATCTCCTCCAGCTAttatatactctctctctcctttaatATTTTCTCCAATTCACATATAATTTTTCAGCTTTACACACATTTCcgtgtatatgtatatataaacctCACACACACGCACcatcctcttccttctctttatcatcaacataattgagagagagagagagaaagagagagattcaaaagagaaaaagagatcaAATACAAACAAAGATCAAGAGTTCAGAAGATGGGAAGAGCACCGTGTTGTGATAAGGCCAACGTGAAGAAAGGGCCTTGGTCTCCTGAGGAAGACGCCAAACTCAAAGATTACATCGAGAATAGTGGAACAGGAGGCAACTGGATCGCTTTGCCTCAGAAGATTGGTATATACTcacttttgatttaaatttcGCACTGAGTTTCCAAATATTGGAGACAGTCGgctatgtatgtgtgtgtgttgatATTTATATACGTACATGGTATAGGTTTAAGGAGATGTGGGAAGAGTTGCAGGCTAAGGTGGCTCAACTATTTGAGACCAAATATCAAACATGGTGGCTTCTCCGACNCACGCACcatcctcttccttctctttatcatcaacataattgagagagagagagagaaagagagagattcaaaagagaaaaagagatcaAATACAAACAAAGATCAAGAGTTCAGAAGATGGGAAGAGCACCGTGTTGTGATAAGGCCAACGTGAAGAAAGGGCCTTGGTCTCCTGAGGAAGACGCCAAACTCAAAGATTACATCGAGAATAGTGGAACAGGAGGCAACTGGATCGCTTTGCCTCAGAAGATTGGTATATACTcacttttgatttaaatttcGCACTGAGTTTCCAAATATTGGAGACAGTCGgctatgtatgtgtgtgtgttgatATTTATATACGTACATGGTATAGGTTTAAGGAGATGTGGGAAGAGTTGCAGGCTAAGGTGGCTCAACTATTTGAGACCAAATATCAAACATGGTGGCTTCTCCGACGAAGAAGACAACATCATTTGTAATCTCTATGTTACTATTGGTAGCAGGTACTAtatacttacatatatatatatatatatcacatgtaTCACATGCATGGATGAATTATTAATAGACAgacttaatattaattagttagAGACTCACTATGTCTCTTTAATTTGTATGATATTAGGTGGTCTATAATTGCTGCACAATTGCCGGGAAGAACGGACAACGATATCAAGAACTACTGGAACACGaggctgaagaagaagcttcttaacaaacaaaggaaagagtttcaAGAAGCGCGAATGAAGCAagagatggtgatgatgaaaagACAACAACAAGGACAAGGTCAAAGTAATGGTAGCACCGATCTTTATCTTAACAACATGTTTGGATCATCACCATGGCCATTACTACCACATcagcttcctcctcctcatcatcaaatACCTCTTCTGATGATGGAACCAACAAGCTGCAACTACTACCAAACACAACCGTCTTGTAACCTAGAACAAAAACCATTGATCACACTCAAGAACATGGTCaagattgaagaagaaccaGAAATGACAAAccctgatcatcatcatcaacatcaagatTCTATGACGACCCCTTTTGATTTCTCCTTCTCTCAGCTTTTGTTAGATCCTAATTACTACTTGGGATCAGGAGGGGTAGGAGAAGGAGATTTTACTATCATGAGCAGCAGCACAAACTCACCATTACCAAACACAAGTGGTGAACACCATCAAAATCAACAGCAAGAGATGCTTCAATGGTTTGGGAGCAGTAATTTTCAGACAGAAGCAATCAACGATATGTTCttaagcaacaacaacaacaacaacatggtGAATCATGAGACCAACGAGAACACAAAAGTCTATGGAGACTCCTCAGTAGCCGGAGTCGGAGCAGCTTTGGCCGGAGGAACGACAAGTACATCGGCGGATCAAAGTACAATAAGTTGGGAGGATATAACCTCTCTTGTTAATTCCGAAGATGCAAGTTACTTCAATGGGCCAAATCATGtgtaacattttattcaaaactttatttttacttatatataattaaagaggggttttatttttgtataaatttgtGTCTTTAGGGGAGTGGTCGGAAAGTTATATGGATTGAGAGATTAATAATATTCATGCagaaatttgtttattttagtttcAACGTAGCTTAATTTATTCGGAcactatatataatgtatgATCTTTTTTGAGTGTTCCTTCATTGTTATTGCTTTTAGAAATGTGAAAGTGATTCTACCTTTTAGATTCTTCTGTTTTTCCCCTAATTAATTAGGTCTttctattttttgaataatctttGCGAATTACATCTGACAcataaaaagaaggaaacaactATGAATCTAAATTTGAGAGCCTAAAAGAGGATTGTCTTTTAAACGCACAAACATCGATCACaccaattttatataaacaattcttaataaaaagtttttctatttttatgtaAAGACTATATAGTTCTCGAAAAATATTGAACAGTAATTGTTAGGTGCTTATAGTAATGGAGAATCCAAGGATGATTTTCTGCCCTGTTTCGTATTCAACtcctttttttgtctttttcttttatatatacacatatattaaCTCTTCTTGACTGACTTATGAAAAAATCCACCACTGTGATTACTTGGCTAACAGTTAttcaataattttgtaaatgtacatatatatatgtctgtaaATGCATACGTACGTAAGCGTAAGTTAAGTTTTGTAGTTTATCTTTATCATATAAAGTGATATTTGTagttgaattatcatataaataagtatAAATTGTCGACcaacaaaaagaattattaaactaatttaaaagaaTGGTGTAAGATGGACACGTCTATGGTCGGATCTATATGGCTTCGTCTGATCAGAGATACTCCGACAAACACTCGAATACACATATGTGTGTGTATgcacaactatatatataaatgttactTAATTGCCATTTATATTTCTTACATAATTAgtagtatttaattaatttaaagatatCTTTTTCCCCGGTTCAATAAGACTTGGATCTGTTCGGTTTGCAATGCATGCACAATGTCGCTGGAAACcgttaatgttttttaaataattaaaatctttataatGAAATGGTTCCTCTTGTATCATAGATCGTTAATCAAtgatgataaataaatgaaacaaaaaaaggaagagttgTCTTACCCATTCAACGAAGGTATACGTACAGCTTCAAAACTCTCCCTAGTCAGTTTGAGAATTTGAAGATCACAGAATCAAATGATGTCACCCAAAATTCTCTTTTTCCTGTTTGAGTTTGGCACATATCTTTGCCCATTCAAACCTCCAAATAAAATCATTTCATTTATACCAATTTTGTTTGgtgtgggaaaaaagaaaaacatgtatCATTTGTCTTCATTTCTTCGGAAAAATATCATTCTTGtttgattaaattaaattttctactagATTTTCACCGATCGTATAAACTAAGCGTTAGAAGTTTAGTGACGACGACCTACAATCCAAAGATTGAGTTCCGGCTCCTATCCGTTCCGATCAAAGCCGTACATATCCTTTTGGAGAAAATGCAACCGTCTTAGGCcaatttcatttaaatttttacaCAATTTCAAGAATCTGTTAGTTCAAATGGTCAAAGTTTGTGTAGATGAACATAGATTTTTGGTTTCGAACCCTACCCATTCAATTAaaatcctttgttttttttggttgaatgttAGTCAATTATAAACTTTGGTTGGAAAAGTTACGGTTCTcttctatctttgttttttctttcgtGCGCAtgcttgttgttttatttttttttagggatttttgtaaattatatatattctcacGTGCATCAACATTAGGTTTCAACAATATTAACCAGTAAAAAGaattagttatttatattttatacgtCTAGAGACGAAACATTCGTATTCTACATTGACTTTAAAAAggctagatatatatattagatgggTTTATCAACCCACTCAGAGAAAGACAATTAGTACTAAAAATCTGCAAGATGTCAATTTCAATAGTTCACATGATCTAACATACGTACGGGACTAACTTGGTGTTCACATTATACTATTACGTAAATAATTGTGTCATATTTTTATAATCGTTTCCAAAAtctgtttattaaaaataaatattgtacaTAAATGGAATAGAtatatctactatatatatacatatataggttTTGTTTGGCAAaccataattacaaaaaaaaaaaaaaaaaattgatgagaTTGGAGATATTCATGCAGATGCACACATCAAAAAGGTTTTTGATATGACAACCCGTTAACCAAACAATATCTAACAGTCCAGTACATTTTATATATagctttatatttttatttctaggAAATGACATTATAATTATGGGTTGTATGTAACCGTGCTTCATTGGTACTATAcgtaaatatataataattaagaagaagaatgactTTTTTTAGTCTCAGTTTTGTACATACACATACGCTTACGGACAATGAAATAAAAGTGTGTTTTCAAAAGAATAATTGAAAGACAAGTCATTCTGTATGTTCCAAACATTCTCTACAAACAGAAAAACGACAAATCTTATGGGATTATCCTCTTcgaattaatatataaatcaaatccACAATTAGGATTAAagatactaattaattaaatacaaaaaatcgTAATCTAGGGAGGAAAATTAGGAGATTCTAGAGATAGTGATGAAGATTATATGTATGTAAGCACTTGCATCAGTGGATGGCAGGACGTGTCTTGACAATGGACTTGCATGCTACACTTAGCGTAGCCGTATACCTTTTATAGTTTGGGACCCTTTATAGTTTCTATTAAAGCATTTCTCATCTACCTACCGAAATGCCctatcaatatatatacacgtaaaACGTTATAaaggataaataaataatatttgataaaCATTTGCCAAAGAtacggatttttttttataatcttcaTTTCCACATTGGCCAATATATAGTTATGcttaactgaaaataaatatatatttttcagaaagtaattatataattagGTCCTTCATATTGGGTCGACGTAAAAAGCAATATATGAAAAGAAGGAAAACGGAATAATTATCAttgagaagaaatcaagaaacaaaacgatATATGAACGAGAGACTATGCGAATAATAGTATACGGATTCACTTGCGATTAATACTTTAATGCATTGATTAATTAATGGTACATTCTGTCAAACCTCTAGACGATAAGTAAAACAACACCATATAAAACCTTGATTAGCCTCGCGACAATTCGCCTCGCGACgacatttttgtataatttaatgatatttatttctttgtttaacCATTAAAATTGGACCATTGTCAAAAAGGAACCAACGTacttaataattataaaatttgtttgctttatatatatatatatatataatgcagcTGATGCTGACACTCACTAACACGTTAATATTATTAACcttgatttttgttattttataataatagttATCTTTTCAACTTTTGTGTTTCTGTTTTCTGTCCGTTTAAAAGttaggaaatttgttttttatttacataaaataatGGAAAATGTTTGATTGTGGAAATGGGAGTAATGTCGCGTCTGTctgatttgttttgtatatgttttaactttttattgattgaatttaaaatattgtttccaTTACTATATGAGATTTGGCCATTTCTTGTTATCTGCATatgggggaaaaaaaagattggtaCTCGAAAAATGTCCAGCtactttaaattaaataataaaatacatttttatttttcaacttataaatttttaaaaataaagtatcaatttgattattttattttctatttaaatatCCCCACAAAATTCCaagccaaccaaaaaaaaacatagattccAACTCGCGTTCAAAAAACTTGCAAGGCCCGTTAAAGCCCATTTGTAACGGAAAAGTGAAAACATATGGCAATGGCACATTTACAAGGTATCAACAATATAGGTCTCGTACGGCCCATAAAAGCCCATTTAATACGACTTCAAAACGAAAATTACTCTTGTCGTGGTTTTGAATGTGAGAATTAAGCATCGAGTCATCGCGTCACTAAATTACTTAGGTTGAAAGGGAGGAAGAGCCGACTATATTTATTATCcttcaataaaacaattagCTAAAAGGTCaaagaatagaaaataataaaaagagagattaaTTTGGGTAAACAATGTTCGAAAAGAtgggaagaagaggatgaacatTGATTGATAAACTCCATGAGTATTAATAATATCGACTTTATATTATAATTCATGACGGTGCATCTAAGCCAAAGAAACGAATCTTTGTGTGATTTGATACTTGTTTCTTACGTAACAAATGTGCGATGAATCTTCTTAATCGTGCACATATTAAGtggatgtgtatatataaagcACATTATTCATTTAAGTTCtatattaaatgttaaaatatgttcgtatattaaaaaatagctAAGTGACTTCTCGATTCATAAGCTATGCATCAAGTACGAGAAAGCTAACGTGACCCACATGGTATATTAGAGCTTATAATATATGAAGTTCTAACTCCGACTATTCTTCTTGCCACTACGTTGTTTATGTATAATGTATGCATCAAGAATGTATATGTGTAATGTAAATAGAAATGCCATGCGTAGATGACCCCTCATGCATACATGAAGAACATCAAAGGGGTCCTCGCGTATAAttgatgtaatttaaaattcaaatgatTTTGTCCAGTGGTCGAAGTCAAATATggagaaaacaccaaaaatttTACAGTTCATATTTTGTTATGCATATATATTTGATCACTATTTATGTGTATGTATAAGAGATGTTATATGTTTTGGTGTCATGGCATGTGCAGTTATATATGGCATTACTCGCGAAGCCCACGTGACTGAAAGCTTGGTTCAAACTTGACATGCATGTTACATAATCCATATCTACTTTACAAGACGTTGATAAAGATAAATGAACACAATCTATATATCTACTTCAAAGACGTTATACGTGACCTATTTGTTCTTATATACGATTGATACCATGgcaacaaaaaatttaaaaattactaTAATCCGAAATACCGTGGACTAACACATCAACcaaattttacagttttggaAAATAAGGTAATATAACagttttaacatttttacagaaaaaaaaacatatataaccgTACCGCTTTCTCCCTGAGGATGGATATTCATTAAATAGTACACTACAATTTGGATTTAACATTCACACATATTTAACAAGTCACAATTTTATAGATCATATCAATATACCACTTAGCCATTTTCTAGGATTAGTACAGTATGTAGCTTTGTTGACGTACCTAATTCTTTACTTAAAATATTTGCGAAGATTAGACTATGACCATGATGGCATGATTAGTGACGAAACTTTTCTGGTACAACGACTTCATATTCtgagtttgtatatatagttatgGTCGGTCATATGCAACTAAGACTTTTCAAGTACAATACTTAATCAGTATTACTCATCCCGGATTCTCAAATCCAACCAAATTCTCAATCTCTTAATTGTAGTCTTATTTGTCAAAGTACGTACTTCTACTACATACTACTATATACTATCtctaataagtttttaaatcgatttattaattaattcagACAGATTGTGTGAGACTCAACCACCAAATTAATGCTGTTCACATGTAAGGATCATTTGCCGTTACGGCCGGTATAGCCGCGTATCAtgctaaaaactaaaaataaaatcggTTACTAaagttgtattatatatttCGTAGTACCAACAAAGGTTCATGgcactttttctatttttctagtATTTATGTTCTAGTAGGCTTAGCATAATTTACCTTTGACCGGTATCTTCTTATACAATAATGATTAGCCCATGATATGACACTTTATCCTCTACTTTATCCCTCGGCAAATAATTACACAAATGAAATATAATGGTTATAACGCCTTTTCTCTTCAAATGATTGGAGCCTTTCAATTCCCAAAATTATTGATTTCGATTATTGGAATCATTGAAACATAGTACTAATCttgtcataatttttttctttcttttttttctcataagttgCTCAAAGTTGCTCATTAATTACTTTCattctgataccatgtagagtAAGTCttgtttaaaagaaaagttatcttcgttgtaaacttgtaattgGTTCAAGAAAACAATATGTGACGTGGACATTCTTGTACAATGCAACGTACCTAGTCAAATGCTAAGTTCAAAACTTACTATATGAGTTTATAAGCTATACTTTCTCCCTTTAATAATCATCAAAGTTTTATTAGCCAATTCAAATAATTAGGCTTCATCGAACATATTCGACAAAGAGATCGATCATGCCATCTATCTTGATTCACCTAAGTGACATTACCTTTGACTTTCCCCATTTGCTTATTTTCAGTTGACCAACTCCCGCCAATACCATATAATGATTAATTTCTCAAGTTACATGACACTAAATTAAGCCTCCTTGTCTTATGCCTTAACTAACGTCCTTAACCAACGCTAACGATCATTATAGACTACTAGTCAAAGGAGAATTATCACATGAAACTTAAGCACTTAACCAATTGAAAACTAGATATTGAAGAAACCCATGTTTAcgaattcaaaaatataatatatattaaaaagagtgaattacatatttatgtgtACAATAAATACATGCAAACTTCCACTTAAATTACACggggatatatatattatatatataaccactGCAAATCCACATTCGGACTGAGTGCactttaaaaacatataacaacatATAACAATTTTACACCGAAAAATTGCATAAAAACTCACCCAAACATAAAtgaatattacatatataatgatATGATTATAGATATCttggaaaatgaaaaatactttcccaaaatataaaaaatgaaggaaataaagaagaagaaaaaaccgtgaagttttttttgtgttcgtCGTCTCAAACTTAGGGAGATGAATATTTTCATCGTTCATCAGGTACACGATCGGACCATGAAACCCGGAAAACCCAGTTAGAGACTGTCTTCTTCCTCAAACTCTTGAGCCTTTCATGGCTGCTTCTTGATATCATTCGTCCACAGTCTGTGGACTCTACGAAAGTTT harbors:
- the LOC104762766 gene encoding transcription factor RAX3-like yields the protein MGRAPCCDKANVKKGPWSPEEDAKLKDYIENSGTGGNWIALPQKIGLRRCGKSCRLRWLNYLRPNIKHGGFSDEEDNIICNLYVTIGSRWSIIAAQLPGRTDNDIKNYWNTRLKKKLLNKQRKEFQEARMKQEMVMMKRQQQGQGQSNGSTDLYLNNMFGSSPWPLLPHQLPPPHHQIPLLMMEPTSCNYYQTQPSCNLEQKPLITLKNMVKIEEEPEMTNPDHHHQHQDSMTTPFDFSFSQLLLDPNYYLGSGGVGEGDFTIMSSSTNSPLPNTSGEHHQNQQQEMLQWFGSSNFQTEAINDMFLSNNNNNNMVNHETNENTKVYGDSSVAGVGAALAGGTTSTSADQSTISWEDITSLVNSEDASYFNGPNHV